A single region of the Mycobacterium lentiflavum genome encodes:
- a CDS encoding sodium-dependent bicarbonate transport family permease, translating into MLQEFWHNFTHNLFKPLLLFFYFGFLIPILKVRFEFPYVIYQGLTMYLLLAIGWHGGEELAEVNASSVGAIVGFMVLGFVLNFAIGIVAYYLLGWLTKLRRIDRATVAGYYGSDSAGTFATCVAVLAAVNIAFNAYMPVMLAVMEIPGCLVALYLVAHLRHQGMDAAGNMADEPGYAPVKVGVGPGTAARPPQGQSLETERAIEEELELSLEKGERTDELDVSPGVQLATKKPSIFSRELFREVFLNPGLVLLIGGIVIGLISGLQGQKVVQDDDKFFVLAFQGVLCLFLLEMGMTASRKLKDLRTAGPGFIFFAVLAPNVFATLGIIVACFYASLTHTDFKTGTYVLFAVLCGAASYIAVPAVQRLAIPEASPTLPLAASLGLTFSYNVTIGIPLYIEIARVVEGWFGV; encoded by the coding sequence ATGCTGCAAGAGTTCTGGCATAACTTCACGCATAACCTGTTCAAACCGCTTCTGCTTTTCTTCTACTTCGGATTCCTGATTCCGATCTTGAAGGTGCGATTCGAGTTCCCCTATGTGATCTATCAAGGCCTCACCATGTACCTGCTGCTGGCTATCGGCTGGCACGGTGGTGAGGAACTCGCCGAGGTCAATGCCTCCAGCGTTGGGGCGATCGTCGGATTCATGGTGCTGGGCTTCGTACTCAACTTCGCGATCGGCATCGTCGCTTATTACCTGCTCGGTTGGCTGACCAAATTGCGCAGGATCGACCGTGCGACGGTCGCCGGCTACTACGGGTCGGACTCTGCCGGGACGTTCGCCACGTGTGTGGCGGTCCTGGCCGCGGTGAACATCGCCTTCAATGCGTACATGCCGGTGATGCTGGCCGTCATGGAGATTCCCGGCTGCCTGGTGGCGCTCTACTTGGTGGCTCACCTGCGGCACCAAGGAATGGACGCGGCGGGCAACATGGCCGACGAGCCCGGCTACGCGCCGGTCAAGGTCGGCGTCGGGCCCGGCACCGCGGCACGGCCTCCGCAGGGCCAGAGCCTGGAGACCGAGCGTGCGATCGAGGAGGAACTCGAGCTCTCGCTGGAAAAGGGCGAGCGCACAGACGAACTCGACGTCAGCCCGGGCGTGCAGCTCGCCACGAAGAAGCCGTCCATCTTCTCCCGCGAGTTGTTCCGGGAGGTGTTCCTCAACCCCGGGCTGGTGCTGCTGATCGGCGGGATTGTGATCGGCCTGATCAGTGGTCTGCAGGGCCAAAAGGTCGTGCAGGACGACGACAAGTTCTTCGTCCTGGCATTCCAGGGCGTGCTGTGTCTGTTCCTGCTCGAGATGGGCATGACGGCCTCGCGCAAGTTGAAGGACCTGCGAACGGCGGGACCCGGTTTCATCTTCTTCGCGGTGCTGGCCCCGAATGTCTTTGCCACGCTGGGGATCATCGTCGCCTGCTTCTACGCGAGCCTGACCCACACCGACTTCAAGACGGGCACCTATGTGCTGTTCGCGGTCTTGTGCGGCGCGGCGTCCTATATCGCGGTGCCGGCGGTCCAGCGATTGGCAATCCCCGAAGCGAGCCCGACGCTGCCGTTGGCCGCGTCATTGGGTCTGACGTTCTCCTATAACGTCACGATCGGCATCCCGCTCTACATCGAGATCGCCCGCGTCGTCGAAGGGTGGTTCGGCGTTTGA
- the hemW gene encoding radical SAM family heme chaperone HemW gives MALRAAPVELPGIQRSPGRSFGMYLHVPFCITRCGYCDFNTYTPAELGGVNPDAWLQALRSELALAAARLDAPTVNTVFVGGGTPSLLGPARIVALLDMVREHFVLAPDAEVTTEANPESAWPDFFEAARAAGYTRVSLGMQSVSPFVLGVLDRIHTPNRSAAAAREALEAGFEHVSLDLIYGTPGETDDELLRSVDTAIATGVDHVSAYALVVEKGTALARRVRSGELAAPDDDVLAHRYELLDERLSAAGFDWYEVSNWSRPGGECRHNVSYWDGGQWWGAGPGAHGYVGATRWWNVKHPNAYAQLLADSALPVAGFEQLDAEASHTEDVLLKTRMRQGLPLDRLNAAERERAETVVADGLLVADGDRLVLTPRGRLLADAVVRTLLG, from the coding sequence ATGGCCCTTCGCGCGGCACCGGTCGAGCTACCCGGCATACAGCGGAGTCCTGGACGGTCGTTTGGGATGTACCTCCACGTCCCGTTCTGCATAACCCGGTGCGGGTATTGCGATTTCAACACCTACACGCCCGCCGAGCTGGGCGGCGTCAACCCGGACGCCTGGCTGCAGGCGCTGCGCAGCGAGTTGGCGCTGGCCGCCGCGCGGCTGGATGCACCGACGGTGAACACCGTGTTCGTCGGCGGCGGGACGCCATCCCTGCTGGGCCCTGCGCGCATCGTCGCGCTGCTCGACATGGTCCGCGAGCACTTCGTGCTGGCGCCGGATGCCGAGGTCACCACGGAGGCCAACCCGGAGTCGGCCTGGCCGGACTTCTTCGAGGCCGCCCGAGCGGCCGGGTACACCCGGGTGTCGCTCGGCATGCAGTCGGTGTCCCCTTTCGTGCTGGGCGTCCTCGACCGGATTCACACGCCGAACCGGTCGGCGGCCGCGGCCCGCGAGGCGCTGGAGGCCGGCTTCGAGCACGTCAGCCTTGACCTGATCTACGGCACGCCGGGGGAGACCGACGACGAGCTGTTGCGCTCGGTCGATACGGCGATCGCGACCGGCGTCGACCACGTGTCCGCGTATGCGCTGGTCGTCGAGAAAGGGACCGCGCTGGCGCGTCGGGTACGCAGCGGTGAGCTGGCCGCACCCGACGACGACGTGCTGGCCCACCGCTACGAGCTGCTCGACGAGCGGCTGTCCGCGGCCGGATTCGATTGGTACGAGGTGTCCAACTGGTCTCGGCCGGGCGGCGAGTGCCGGCACAACGTCAGCTACTGGGATGGTGGCCAGTGGTGGGGTGCGGGACCGGGTGCGCACGGGTACGTCGGCGCGACCCGCTGGTGGAACGTCAAGCACCCCAACGCATACGCGCAGCTACTGGCGGATTCCGCGCTACCCGTGGCGGGCTTCGAGCAATTGGACGCCGAGGCATCGCACACCGAGGACGTGCTATTGAAAACCCGGATGCGCCAAGGGCTTCCGCTGGACAGGCTGAACGCCGCCGAACGCGAACGAGCCGAAACCGTGGTCGCTGACGGCTTGTTGGTGGCCGACGGCGACCGGCTGGTCCTCACCCCGCGCGGCCGGCTATTGGCCGACGCGGTCGTGCGGACCCTGCTGGGGTGA
- a CDS encoding nitrite/sulfite reductase — MTTARPAKAPRSEGQWALGEREPLNPNEEFKQAGPPLEVRDRILNTYAKDGFDSIEKNDLRGRMRWWGLYTQREQGYDGSWTGDENMDKLEARYFMMRVRCDGGALSAGALRTLGQISTKFARDTADISDRENVQYHWIQVEDVPEIWRRLAEVGLQTAEACGDCPRVILGSPLAGESLDEVLDPTWAIEEIVKRYIGQPEFADLPRKYKTAISGLQDVVHEVNDIAFIGVNHPEHGPGLDVWVGGGLSTNPMLGQRLGAWVPLDEVPEVWAAVTSVFRDYGYRRLRAKARLKFLLKDWGVEKFREVLEQEYLKRPLIDGPAPEPVTHPIDHVGVQRLKNGLNAVGVAAIAGRVSGTILSAVADLAEQAGSDRIRFTPYQKLVILDIPDDKLDEFVAGLEALGLQANPSHWRRNLMACTGIEFCKLSFAETRVKAQTLVPELEKRLDDINSRLDVPITVNINGCPNSCARIQVADIGFKGQMVDDGDGNSVEGFQVHLGGSLGLDSGFGRKLRQHKVTSDELGDYIDRVVRNFVKHRSEGERFAQWALRAEEGDLR; from the coding sequence ATGACCACAGCCCGTCCCGCCAAGGCGCCTCGCAGTGAGGGCCAGTGGGCACTGGGAGAGCGCGAGCCGCTGAACCCCAACGAGGAGTTCAAGCAGGCCGGCCCCCCGCTCGAAGTGCGCGACCGCATCTTGAACACCTATGCCAAGGACGGCTTCGACAGCATCGAGAAGAACGACCTTCGTGGCCGGATGCGCTGGTGGGGTTTGTACACCCAGCGTGAGCAGGGTTACGACGGCAGTTGGACCGGCGACGAGAACATGGACAAGCTCGAGGCCCGGTACTTCATGATGCGGGTGCGCTGCGACGGCGGCGCCCTGTCGGCCGGCGCATTGCGCACGCTGGGCCAGATTTCCACCAAGTTCGCCCGCGACACCGCCGACATCTCCGACCGGGAGAACGTGCAATACCACTGGATCCAGGTGGAGGACGTCCCCGAGATCTGGCGGCGGCTGGCCGAGGTCGGATTGCAGACCGCCGAGGCGTGCGGCGACTGCCCGCGCGTGATCCTCGGCTCACCGCTGGCCGGTGAGTCCCTCGACGAGGTGCTCGACCCGACCTGGGCGATCGAGGAGATCGTCAAGCGCTACATCGGCCAGCCCGAATTCGCCGACCTACCGCGCAAGTACAAGACCGCGATCTCGGGTTTGCAGGACGTGGTGCACGAGGTCAACGACATCGCGTTCATCGGTGTCAACCACCCGGAGCACGGCCCCGGTCTGGACGTGTGGGTCGGCGGCGGGTTGTCCACCAACCCGATGCTGGGCCAGCGCCTCGGCGCGTGGGTGCCGCTCGACGAGGTGCCGGAGGTCTGGGCCGCGGTCACCTCGGTGTTCCGCGACTACGGGTACCGGCGGTTGCGGGCCAAGGCGCGGCTGAAGTTCCTACTCAAGGACTGGGGCGTAGAAAAATTCCGTGAAGTTCTCGAGCAGGAGTACCTCAAGCGCCCGCTGATCGATGGCCCGGCCCCCGAGCCGGTCACACACCCGATCGACCACGTCGGAGTGCAGCGGCTCAAGAACGGACTCAACGCGGTCGGCGTCGCCGCGATCGCGGGCCGGGTTTCCGGCACCATCCTTTCCGCGGTGGCCGACCTGGCCGAACAGGCGGGTTCGGACCGGATCCGGTTCACCCCCTACCAGAAGCTGGTCATCCTCGACATCCCCGACGACAAACTCGACGAGTTCGTCGCGGGCCTCGAGGCACTTGGGCTGCAAGCGAACCCATCGCACTGGCGCCGGAACCTGATGGCCTGCACCGGGATTGAGTTCTGCAAGTTGTCCTTCGCCGAAACCCGGGTCAAGGCACAGACTCTGGTGCCAGAGCTGGAAAAGCGCCTCGATGACATCAACTCGCGACTCGACGTGCCGATCACCGTCAACATCAACGGCTGCCCCAACTCGTGTGCGCGAATTCAGGTCGCCGACATCGGCTTCAAGGGCCAGATGGTCGACGACGGCGATGGAAACTCGGTCGAGGGCTTCCAGGTACATTTGGGCGGCAGCCTCGGGCTGGACAGCGGATTCGGTCGAAAGCTGCGCCAGCACAAGGTGACCAGCGACGAGCTGGGCGACTACATCGATCGGGTGGTGCGCAACTTCGTCAAGCACCGCAGCGAGGGAGAGCGATTCGCGCAGTGGGCACTTCGCGCCGAGGAGGGCGATCTGCGATGA
- a CDS encoding flavin-containing monooxygenase, with protein MTMANDHTYATLIIGAGFTGLGTAIRLAEAGITDFVILERADRVGGTWRDTTYPGASCDVPSLLYSYSFVKNPTWSRTYSPAAEICRHLEYMATKFAIRPHIRFGHEVEDLTFDEDAGVWTAKTKNRRKFRARTVVLASGPLSDVSFPNIRGLNTYQGHKIHSARWDHDYDFTDKRVAVIGTGASAIQIIPELVKQAGFVKVFQRTPGWVLPRLDMATPSAVQALFAKVPAVQQLARQALFWGHEASATALVWDTPLTALVARLGQAHLRATVKDPWLRRQLTPDFAPGCKRMLVSSDYYPALQRDNCKLISWPIATLCPVGIRTSDGIEHHLDCIVFATGYDVHLTGPPFAVTGLGGRSLADEWADGAQAYKSINAHGYPNLFFMTGPNSGPGHNSLLVYIEGQLDYAVRGIRTILDDDLRYLDVREDVQLRHNANIQRRLTKTTWMSGCRSWYLTKDGFNGSMYPGFATQYLRQMSDFRHADYQAVARGATACVTSSA; from the coding sequence GTGACCATGGCAAACGACCACACCTACGCAACGCTGATCATCGGAGCCGGCTTCACCGGACTCGGTACCGCCATTCGGTTGGCCGAGGCAGGAATTACCGACTTCGTCATCCTGGAGCGTGCCGACCGGGTGGGTGGAACCTGGCGCGACACCACCTACCCGGGAGCAAGCTGTGACGTTCCGTCACTGCTGTACTCCTACTCGTTCGTGAAAAACCCGACGTGGTCGCGGACGTACTCACCCGCCGCCGAGATCTGCCGGCACCTCGAATACATGGCGACCAAGTTCGCCATCCGTCCACACATCCGCTTCGGACACGAGGTCGAGGATCTGACTTTCGACGAGGACGCCGGCGTGTGGACGGCGAAGACCAAGAACCGCAGGAAGTTTCGCGCCCGTACCGTCGTGTTGGCCTCCGGCCCCCTCTCGGATGTCAGTTTCCCGAACATCCGCGGTCTCAACACCTACCAGGGACACAAAATCCACAGTGCGCGCTGGGATCACGACTACGACTTCACGGACAAGCGCGTCGCGGTCATCGGCACCGGCGCCAGCGCGATCCAGATCATTCCCGAACTGGTCAAGCAGGCTGGGTTCGTCAAGGTGTTCCAGCGCACGCCGGGCTGGGTGCTGCCCCGCCTCGATATGGCGACCCCTTCGGCCGTGCAAGCCTTGTTCGCCAAAGTGCCTGCCGTCCAACAACTTGCCCGCCAGGCCCTGTTCTGGGGACACGAAGCCAGCGCCACCGCCCTGGTGTGGGATACCCCGCTGACCGCCCTGGTGGCCCGGCTCGGGCAGGCCCATCTGCGTGCCACCGTCAAGGACCCGTGGCTGCGCCGACAACTGACCCCCGATTTCGCTCCCGGCTGCAAGCGGATGCTGGTCTCCAGCGACTACTACCCCGCGCTGCAGCGCGACAACTGCAAGCTGATCTCCTGGCCGATCGCGACGCTTTGCCCCGTCGGCATCCGCACCAGCGACGGCATCGAACACCACCTCGACTGCATCGTGTTCGCCACCGGGTACGACGTCCACCTCACCGGCCCGCCGTTCGCCGTCACCGGCCTCGGCGGACGGTCGCTGGCCGACGAATGGGCCGATGGTGCACAGGCTTACAAGAGCATCAATGCGCACGGTTACCCGAACCTGTTCTTCATGACCGGTCCCAACTCCGGGCCGGGTCACAACTCCCTGCTGGTCTACATCGAGGGCCAACTCGATTACGCGGTGCGCGGCATCCGCACCATCCTTGACGACGACCTGCGCTATCTCGACGTACGCGAAGACGTCCAACTGCGCCACAACGCGAACATTCAGCGCCGGCTCACCAAGACGACTTGGATGTCGGGTTGTCGCAGTTGGTATCTCACCAAGGACGGATTCAACGGCTCGATGTACCCGGGTTTCGCGACCCAGTATCTCCGCCAGATGAGCGATTTCCGCCATGCGGACTACCAGGCGGTGGCGCGCGGGGCAACCGCGTGCGTCACCTCGTCGGCCTAA
- a CDS encoding MerR family transcriptional regulator: MAQKPEPGTIASVLYNVRRAPKRVRRQSRDFIETAVSQLFDAAARHPNGDAGSGEYRIDDLARLAGTTTRNIRVYRDRGLLPPPLRVGRIALFNDTHLTRLRLITSMLDRGYNIAHVREMLGAWEEGKSLGDVLGLETAIVGSWTTEQPQTMPVADAQRLVDDPAGFDRLVALQVIRVDGPQATVTRPKLIEAFNEIRGYGVKLEKLVDLHEQIVPEIDKISDLLVRAGAEHVIDKIKPGQALPADAEIAELITMLVRFRTQAVATVTATLASSIESNIESLAGRILTDYLERSPEAGTEAPPDELSARRRKAN; encoded by the coding sequence ATGGCACAGAAACCGGAACCCGGCACGATCGCCAGCGTCCTGTACAACGTGCGACGGGCGCCCAAACGCGTTCGGCGCCAATCGCGGGACTTCATCGAGACCGCGGTGTCGCAGCTGTTCGACGCGGCTGCGCGTCACCCGAACGGCGACGCGGGGTCCGGGGAGTACCGGATCGACGACCTGGCCCGACTGGCCGGCACCACCACCCGCAACATCCGGGTCTACCGGGATCGCGGGCTGCTGCCGCCGCCATTGCGGGTGGGGCGCATCGCCTTGTTCAACGACACGCATCTCACCCGGCTGCGGCTGATCACCTCGATGCTCGACCGCGGCTACAACATCGCCCATGTGCGGGAAATGCTGGGCGCCTGGGAAGAAGGCAAAAGCCTCGGCGACGTGCTGGGCCTCGAGACAGCCATCGTGGGCAGCTGGACCACCGAGCAGCCGCAGACCATGCCGGTCGCCGACGCCCAGCGGCTGGTCGACGACCCGGCCGGTTTCGACCGGCTGGTCGCCTTGCAGGTGATCCGCGTCGACGGCCCGCAAGCCACCGTGACCCGGCCCAAACTGATTGAAGCGTTCAACGAGATCCGCGGCTACGGCGTCAAATTGGAGAAGCTCGTCGACCTGCACGAGCAGATCGTGCCCGAGATCGACAAGATCAGCGACCTGTTGGTGCGCGCGGGCGCCGAACATGTCATCGACAAAATCAAACCCGGCCAGGCGCTGCCCGCGGATGCCGAAATCGCCGAGTTGATCACGATGCTGGTCCGGTTCCGCACTCAGGCGGTGGCGACCGTCACCGCAACGCTCGCGTCGTCGATCGAATCGAACATCGAGTCATTGGCCGGCCGCATCCTGACCGACTACCTCGAACGCTCACCGGAAGCCGGAACCGAGGCGCCGCCCGACGAGTTGTCGGCACGCCGCCGCAAAGCCAACTGA
- a CDS encoding ferritin-like domain-containing protein encodes MAIDMEAMLVKIKDRQWALADIDWDAPGADTIKPEFRPKLRAFMADLCWIENIGARGFAALAKKAPNPTIAEIYRYFHAEEQRHANAELALMKRWGMLDEGEVPEPNVNIKLAIEWLDTFADDMPLSVLGTVIPMLEVALDGALLKFLLDTVADPVCHQVFEKINNDESRHIAVDFEVLEMIGNATARRLAIEFVGRFASPGLILGMIMYVPLLNRIRNEMAGMGMDSERLFNAVNRFKQLGDRGERTRRVPTYKLLKRHGMWVVNPRHPYQLLANSMVWLSDFYPKPLLRPAPSWSKELTHDPAA; translated from the coding sequence GTGGCCATCGACATGGAAGCCATGCTTGTCAAGATCAAGGATCGCCAGTGGGCGCTCGCCGATATCGATTGGGACGCACCGGGAGCCGACACCATCAAGCCCGAGTTTCGGCCCAAGCTCCGAGCCTTCATGGCCGACCTGTGCTGGATCGAGAACATCGGCGCCCGGGGCTTTGCGGCGCTCGCCAAGAAGGCACCGAACCCCACCATCGCCGAGATCTACCGGTACTTCCACGCCGAGGAACAGCGGCATGCCAACGCCGAACTCGCGCTGATGAAGCGCTGGGGCATGCTCGACGAGGGCGAGGTCCCCGAACCCAACGTCAACATCAAGTTGGCCATCGAGTGGCTGGACACCTTCGCCGACGACATGCCGCTGTCGGTGCTGGGCACCGTGATCCCGATGCTGGAGGTCGCACTCGACGGTGCGCTGTTGAAGTTCCTCCTCGACACCGTGGCGGACCCCGTCTGCCATCAAGTGTTCGAGAAGATCAACAATGACGAATCCCGACACATTGCAGTCGATTTCGAGGTGTTGGAGATGATCGGCAACGCCACTGCTCGGCGGCTCGCCATCGAATTCGTCGGCCGATTCGCCTCTCCCGGCCTGATCCTCGGGATGATCATGTACGTGCCGCTGCTGAACCGTATTCGCAACGAGATGGCCGGGATGGGGATGGATTCGGAGCGATTGTTCAACGCGGTCAACCGTTTCAAGCAACTCGGCGACCGGGGTGAGCGGACCCGGCGGGTGCCTACCTACAAGTTGCTCAAGCGCCACGGCATGTGGGTGGTGAACCCAAGGCACCCCTATCAACTGCTGGCCAATTCCATGGTGTGGCTGTCGGATTTCTATCCCAAGCCGCTACTGAGGCCGGCACCGAGCTGGTCGAAGGAACTCACCCACGACCCGGCGGCGTGA
- a CDS encoding sirohydrochlorin chelatase, with product MQSVAMRRSGAINPTLVLTAHGSKDPRSRANARAVADQLVRLRPKLDVRLAFLEHSSPSLADVLTSADGPGVVTPLLLASAYHARVDIPAQIANCGTTQQVCQASVLGEDDRLVSVLRRRVTELGVSRLDDSVGVLVVAIGTSDPAVNARTGRVAPKLLADTGWAGATTAFATQQERSLSEALGRLRRQGAQRVVVAPWFLAPGLIPDRVQRFATKTGIEMAAPLGAHRLVAETVLDRFAAATAAQIAA from the coding sequence ATGCAGAGCGTAGCGATGAGGAGGAGTGGCGCCATCAACCCCACGCTCGTGCTGACCGCACACGGGAGCAAGGATCCACGGTCGCGGGCCAATGCCCGGGCCGTCGCCGACCAGCTGGTGCGATTGCGGCCGAAGCTGGATGTGCGACTGGCATTCCTGGAACACAGCTCACCGAGCCTGGCCGACGTACTCACGTCGGCGGATGGACCGGGGGTCGTCACCCCGTTGCTGTTGGCCAGCGCCTACCACGCCCGCGTCGACATCCCCGCCCAGATCGCCAATTGCGGTACGACACAACAAGTGTGTCAGGCATCGGTGCTCGGCGAGGACGACCGGCTGGTGTCAGTGCTGCGCCGGCGCGTCACGGAGTTGGGTGTCTCGCGCCTCGATGACAGCGTCGGTGTCCTCGTGGTGGCGATCGGCACATCGGACCCGGCGGTCAACGCGCGCACCGGCCGGGTGGCACCAAAGCTGTTGGCGGACACGGGTTGGGCGGGGGCAACCACCGCGTTCGCCACCCAACAAGAACGTTCGCTCTCCGAAGCGCTGGGCAGGTTGCGCCGCCAAGGCGCCCAGCGCGTGGTCGTCGCGCCGTGGTTCCTGGCGCCGGGACTGATCCCCGATCGGGTGCAGAGATTCGCAACCAAGACCGGCATCGAGATGGCGGCCCCGCTGGGAGCCCACCGCTTGGTGGCCGAGACGGTGCTGGATCGCTTCGCTGCGGCGACCGCCGCCCAGATCGCGGCCTGA
- a CDS encoding phosphoadenylyl-sulfate reductase, giving the protein MSTETTDPEYAALRELAARGAAELEGASATDLLRWTDENFGGINGPRGWATCNYVVASNMQDAVLVDLASKVRPGVPVLFLDTGYHFVETVGTRDAIESVYDVRVLNVTPEHTVAEQDELKGKDLFARDPGECCRLRKVLPLGKTLRGYSAWVTGLRRVEAPTRANAPLISFDEAFKLVKINPLAAWTDEDMQNYIEEHDVLVNPLVYEGYPSIGCAPCTAKPVEGADPRSGRWQGQAKTECGLHAS; this is encoded by the coding sequence ATGAGCACCGAAACGACCGACCCGGAATACGCCGCACTGCGTGAGCTGGCCGCCCGGGGCGCGGCCGAACTCGAGGGCGCCAGCGCCACCGACCTGTTGCGCTGGACAGATGAGAACTTCGGCGGTATCAACGGCCCGCGCGGCTGGGCGACCTGCAACTACGTCGTCGCCTCCAATATGCAAGACGCCGTGCTGGTGGATCTGGCGTCCAAGGTGCGCCCCGGCGTGCCGGTGCTGTTCCTGGACACCGGCTATCACTTCGTCGAAACCGTCGGCACCCGTGATGCGATCGAATCCGTCTATGACGTGCGGGTTCTCAATGTCACGCCGGAGCACACGGTGGCCGAGCAGGACGAACTGAAGGGTAAGGACCTATTCGCGCGGGACCCCGGCGAGTGCTGCCGGCTGCGCAAGGTCCTCCCCCTGGGCAAAACGTTGCGTGGTTACTCCGCCTGGGTGACCGGGCTGCGCCGGGTCGAGGCACCCACGCGCGCGAACGCGCCACTGATCAGCTTCGACGAGGCATTCAAGCTGGTGAAGATCAACCCGCTGGCGGCCTGGACCGACGAGGACATGCAGAACTACATCGAAGAACACGATGTGCTGGTTAATCCGCTTGTCTACGAAGGCTATCCGTCGATCGGCTGCGCTCCCTGCACGGCCAAGCCCGTCGAGGGCGCCGACCCGCGCAGCGGACGCTGGCAGGGGCAGGCCAAAACCGAATGCGGACTGCACGCGTCGTGA
- a CDS encoding SDR family NAD(P)-dependent oxidoreductase, whose translation MLRPRGKLLGAAKTTSRSALAVVTGAGSGIGAAFAVELGRRGGTVVCSDIDEAAAQETADAIAERGAKAIAIRCDVSRIDDVRALADEAQYFFGAAPTLVINNAGVGAGGAAIGDVPLDDWMWTLGINLWGPIHGCHVFTPILREPGHAPRGIINVASAAAFGAAPGMAAYNVSKAGVLSLSETLAAELSGTGIRVTVLCPTFVKTNIVESGRISQESSDLATKLMRWTGFSAQKVARICLDAHDRGELYCMPQIDAKIGWNIKRLAPQSYTRAVGLVSRANMHG comes from the coding sequence GCGGCATCGGCGCCGCGTTCGCCGTCGAACTCGGCCGACGCGGCGGCACGGTGGTGTGCAGCGACATCGACGAAGCCGCCGCCCAAGAGACCGCCGATGCGATTGCCGAGCGTGGCGCGAAGGCAATCGCGATCCGCTGCGACGTCTCGCGAATCGACGACGTTCGCGCGCTCGCCGATGAAGCACAGTACTTCTTCGGGGCCGCGCCCACCCTGGTCATCAACAACGCCGGTGTCGGCGCCGGCGGCGCGGCCATCGGCGATGTGCCCCTGGACGATTGGATGTGGACGCTGGGCATCAACCTGTGGGGCCCGATTCACGGCTGCCACGTGTTCACCCCGATCCTGCGTGAGCCCGGTCACGCGCCACGAGGCATCATCAACGTCGCCTCGGCGGCGGCGTTCGGTGCCGCTCCCGGCATGGCCGCCTACAACGTCAGCAAGGCCGGGGTGCTTTCGCTTTCCGAAACGCTGGCCGCCGAATTGTCCGGCACCGGCATCCGGGTCACCGTATTGTGCCCGACGTTCGTCAAGACCAACATCGTGGAATCGGGCCGGATCAGCCAGGAATCCAGTGACCTCGCCACCAAACTGATGCGCTGGACCGGGTTCTCAGCGCAGAAGGTCGCCCGGATCTGCCTGGATGCTCACGATCGCGGTGAGCTTTACTGCATGCCACAAATCGACGCCAAGATCGGCTGGAACATCAAACGTCTTGCGCCCCAGTCCTATACCCGCGCGGTTGGCCTGGTGTCGCGGGCAAACATGCACGGATAA